One window from the genome of Dyadobacter sp. CECT 9275 encodes:
- a CDS encoding argininosuccinate synthase, which yields MSQPKVVLAFSGGLDTSFCVKYLAEDKGYEVHSVLVDTGGFSEEDLKTIEANAYALGVKHHATISKTADYYNDCIKYLIFGNVLKNNTYPLSVSAERVFQAVAVAEYAKEIGASAIAHGSTGAGNDQVRFDMAFRIIIPEAEIITPIRDLKLSREAEIEYLTKKGVGREWAKAAYSINKGLWGTSVGGKETLTSEKYLPEEAWPTQVSKTVPETITLEFVAGELKGVAGESFENPVEAIQKLAAIAQPFGIGRDIHVGDTIIGIKGRVGFEAAAPLIIIKAHHTLEKHVLSEQQLYWKEQLSNWYGSLLHKGQFVEPVMRNIEAFLADTQPHVTGKVHVHLAPYRFYVEGIESPFDLMSSKFGSYGEMNNAWTGDDVRGFSKVASNQVMIYQKVSESNN from the coding sequence ATGTCACAGCCAAAAGTAGTATTAGCGTTTAGCGGAGGATTGGATACCTCATTTTGTGTAAAATATTTAGCTGAAGATAAAGGCTATGAAGTTCATTCTGTTTTGGTAGATACCGGTGGTTTTTCCGAAGAAGATCTTAAAACGATTGAAGCCAACGCCTATGCACTGGGTGTAAAGCACCATGCAACAATTTCCAAAACAGCCGATTATTATAACGATTGCATTAAATATCTGATATTTGGAAATGTACTGAAGAACAATACCTACCCTCTTTCGGTGAGTGCGGAGCGTGTTTTCCAGGCCGTTGCCGTTGCCGAATATGCCAAAGAAATTGGTGCCAGCGCCATTGCGCACGGAAGTACAGGAGCAGGCAATGACCAGGTCCGTTTTGATATGGCATTCCGTATCATCATTCCGGAAGCCGAAATTATTACACCCATACGCGACCTGAAACTTTCACGTGAAGCCGAAATTGAATATCTGACTAAAAAAGGAGTAGGCCGCGAATGGGCCAAGGCTGCATATAGTATCAACAAGGGGCTTTGGGGTACATCTGTTGGAGGAAAAGAAACATTAACTTCCGAAAAATACCTTCCGGAAGAGGCATGGCCCACGCAGGTTTCCAAAACAGTACCCGAAACCATTACGCTTGAATTTGTTGCCGGTGAACTGAAAGGTGTTGCCGGTGAATCTTTTGAAAATCCTGTAGAGGCTATTCAAAAACTGGCAGCCATAGCCCAGCCCTTTGGCATTGGCCGTGATATTCACGTAGGGGATACCATCATCGGAATCAAAGGCCGGGTTGGTTTTGAAGCCGCAGCGCCGTTGATCATTATTAAAGCGCATCATACACTCGAAAAACATGTGCTGAGCGAACAGCAGCTTTACTGGAAAGAACAGCTATCCAACTGGTACGGAAGTTTACTTCACAAGGGCCAGTTTGTAGAGCCGGTAATGCGTAACATTGAGGCGTTCCTTGCGGATACCCAGCCACACGTAACCGGAAAAGTACATGTGCACCTGGCACCCTACCGGTTCTATGTAGAGGGAATCGAATCGCCGTTTGACCTGATGTCGTCCAAATTCGGAAGTTACGGCGAAATGAATAACGCCTGGACAGGGGATGACGTGCGGGGCTTTTCAAAAGTTGCGTCCAATCAGGTAATGATTTACCAGAAGGTGAGTGAGTCAAATAATTGA
- the vapC gene encoding type II toxin-antitoxin system tRNA(fMet)-specific endonuclease VapC, protein MKYFLDTNIVAYIINKRPAEVFSKFQSIAWNEISVSSIVVAELWYGVAKSEQEQRNRLALENFLRPLIVIDFDNTAAEVYAMIRVRLENKGMIIGANDLLIAAHALSLGLTLVTNNVKEFERVEDLKIENWIAK, encoded by the coding sequence ATGAAGTATTTTTTGGATACCAATATTGTCGCATATATTATTAACAAACGACCGGCTGAAGTTTTCAGCAAGTTTCAAAGCATTGCCTGGAATGAAATATCCGTGTCTTCAATTGTTGTCGCGGAATTATGGTATGGCGTCGCAAAAAGTGAGCAAGAACAAAGAAACAGGCTAGCTCTTGAAAATTTTCTCAGGCCCTTAATCGTCATTGACTTTGATAATACCGCGGCAGAGGTTTATGCAATGATCAGAGTAAGATTGGAGAATAAAGGAATGATTATTGGAGCAAATGACTTACTAATCGCGGCACATGCGCTTAGTTTGGGCTTAACTCTTGTTACAAATAATGTTAAAGAGTTTGAAAGAGTTGAAGACCTAAAGATTGAAAATTGGATTGCCAAATGA
- the argC gene encoding N-acetyl-gamma-glutamyl-phosphate reductase, producing MTKINIGIIGAAGYTGGELLRIVIHHPHVNIAFAHSKSQIGKPIYATHTDLLGDTDLTFSGEDIQALLNQDNLNVIFLCSGHGESRKFLEEYSIPETVKIIDLSTDFRDESSGFTYGLPELQKEKIKSSNKIANPGCFATSIELAILPLAYAGLLQEDIHVSAVTGSTGAGQSLSATTHFSWRNNNLSIYKAFTHQHLTEIKMSLKKLQAGFNKAVHFVPYRGDFTRGIMANVYTPFSGTTEEAKELYKNYYAEHPFTHVSDSPIDLKQIVNTNKCFIHLEVHDGQLLISSIIDNLTKGASGQAVQNLNLIFGLAEDAGLRLKAPSF from the coding sequence ATGACAAAAATTAATATAGGAATAATAGGTGCGGCAGGTTATACGGGTGGCGAATTGCTCAGAATAGTGATTCACCATCCCCATGTAAACATCGCCTTTGCACATAGTAAAAGCCAGATCGGAAAGCCCATTTACGCCACCCATACCGATTTGCTGGGAGATACGGACCTTACATTTTCGGGTGAGGATATCCAGGCCTTGCTAAATCAGGACAATCTGAATGTGATTTTCTTATGCTCTGGCCATGGTGAATCCAGGAAATTCCTGGAGGAATATAGCATTCCTGAAACGGTTAAAATCATTGATTTAAGTACCGATTTCCGGGATGAATCCAGTGGCTTTACATATGGTTTGCCTGAGCTTCAGAAGGAAAAAATCAAATCTTCCAACAAAATCGCCAATCCGGGCTGCTTTGCCACGAGTATCGAGCTGGCCATTTTACCGTTGGCTTATGCTGGTTTGTTACAAGAGGATATTCATGTAAGTGCAGTAACCGGAAGTACCGGAGCCGGGCAGTCGCTGAGCGCCACAACGCATTTTTCATGGCGGAATAACAACTTGTCGATCTACAAGGCCTTCACTCACCAACATCTGACCGAAATTAAAATGAGCCTCAAAAAATTGCAGGCTGGTTTTAACAAAGCCGTTCATTTTGTGCCTTATCGTGGTGATTTTACCCGTGGAATCATGGCCAATGTTTACACGCCTTTTTCAGGAACAACCGAAGAAGCAAAGGAACTGTATAAAAATTATTATGCCGAACATCCTTTTACCCATGTAAGCGATTCGCCGATTGATTTGAAGCAGATTGTCAACACCAACAAGTGTTTTATTCATTTGGAAGTACATGACGGACAATTACTGATTAGCAGCATTATTGACAATTTAACAAAAGGTGCTTCGGGACAGGCAGTCCAAAACCTCAACCTGATCTTCGGATTAGCGGAAGATGCGGGATTGAGGTTAAAGGCACCGTCATTCTGA
- a CDS encoding GNAT family N-acetyltransferase, with product MKNTDIVGSKFIIQTANEDHFHFAETICAEMEESAKKRGTGIAKRSPVYIMEKMVEGKAIIATTTTGEWVGFCYIETWEHGKFVANSGLIVHPDFRNSGMAKAIKQKAFELSRKKYPDAKIIGITTSLPVMKINSDLGYEPVTFSELPADDAFWKGCASCVNYDVLTRTGRKHCLCTGMMYNPEEHKKTESEPEKDSWDFLKESSLYERWMRIKQRILLRREERSKKKNAGAVLVH from the coding sequence ATGAAAAATACCGATATTGTAGGCAGTAAATTCATCATTCAGACTGCCAATGAAGATCACTTCCATTTTGCAGAAACCATTTGTGCAGAAATGGAAGAAAGTGCTAAAAAACGGGGTACTGGTATAGCAAAGCGTTCACCTGTGTATATCATGGAAAAGATGGTAGAGGGAAAGGCGATTATTGCCACTACCACTACCGGCGAATGGGTAGGCTTTTGTTACATCGAAACATGGGAACACGGGAAGTTTGTAGCCAACTCAGGGCTCATTGTTCATCCCGATTTCAGAAACAGCGGAATGGCAAAGGCTATCAAGCAAAAAGCTTTTGAACTTTCCCGGAAAAAGTATCCGGATGCAAAAATCATTGGGATCACCACGAGCCTTCCGGTGATGAAGATCAACTCGGATCTTGGATACGAACCAGTGACTTTCAGCGAATTACCTGCCGATGATGCTTTCTGGAAGGGTTGTGCAAGCTGCGTAAATTATGATGTACTTACCCGGACAGGCAGAAAACATTGCCTCTGTACCGGCATGATGTACAACCCCGAAGAACACAAGAAAACCGAAAGCGAACCCGAAAAAGACTCCTGGGATTTCCTGAAGGAATCAAGTCTCTATGAGCGTTGGATGCGTATTAAGCAACGTATTTTGTTGCGAAGGGAAGAACGTTCCAAAAAGAAAAATGCCGGGGCTGTGCTTGTACATTAG
- the aat gene encoding leucyl/phenylalanyl-tRNA--protein transferase, with protein sequence MTEITSDDLLYGYMNGIFPMAEEDGTIYWYSPDPRAIIPLDTYKPSRSLRPVLNKGIFEIRVNTRFKEVIQCCAGPRPVAPGDEQEGTWISADIIEMYTGLHEQGYAHSVEAWRENHLVGGLYGVCINSVFFGESMFSKESNASKVAFHYLIQILKTNHFTLLDTQFMNDNVRRYGAIEIPREQYLLALKRGLGIKTKFDPAGIGTGKNNQDPLFL encoded by the coding sequence ATGACAGAAATAACAAGTGATGATCTCCTCTACGGATATATGAATGGAATATTTCCCATGGCCGAGGAGGACGGGACAATATACTGGTACTCACCCGATCCGAGGGCTATCATCCCGTTGGATACCTACAAACCCTCCAGGTCGCTCAGGCCGGTATTAAACAAGGGGATTTTCGAAATCAGGGTCAATACCCGTTTTAAAGAGGTGATACAATGTTGTGCCGGGCCAAGGCCGGTGGCTCCAGGTGATGAGCAGGAAGGTACCTGGATTTCGGCAGATATCATTGAGATGTATACCGGGCTTCACGAACAGGGTTATGCACACAGCGTGGAAGCGTGGCGGGAGAATCACCTGGTGGGTGGCTTATACGGTGTTTGTATCAACAGCGTTTTTTTTGGAGAGTCTATGTTTTCAAAAGAAAGCAATGCATCCAAGGTGGCTTTCCACTACCTGATTCAGATACTCAAAACGAATCATTTTACCTTGCTCGACACACAGTTTATGAATGATAACGTCCGCAGGTATGGAGCCATTGAAATCCCGCGCGAACAGTACCTTTTGGCATTAAAGCGTGGTTTGGGAATCAAAACGAAGTTTGATCCCGCCGGGATCGGGACCGGTAAAAATAATCAGGATCCATTATTTCTGTAA
- a CDS encoding DUF2281 domain-containing protein has protein sequence MTILELQNQIQRKAQELPPDLLKEVFDYMEFVLKKRKKLTSAQHQTLEEWWDNLTQFSDDYMTERIQPPLDKTENLFE, from the coding sequence ATGACAATATTGGAACTACAAAATCAAATTCAGCGTAAAGCGCAGGAATTGCCTCCTGATTTACTTAAAGAGGTATTTGATTATATGGAATTTGTACTGAAAAAACGAAAAAAACTGACATCCGCTCAGCATCAGACATTAGAAGAATGGTGGGATAACCTTACGCAATTTTCAGACGATTATATGACAGAAAGAATTCAACCTCCTCTGGATAAAACTGAAAACCTATTCGAATGA